The DNA window CGGCAGCCTCCAGTTGCTGATCGTCGAGCCATAGGTCTGTCGCGGCCAACACTGCTCCCACGGCAGCTCGGCACGCGTAGTCGATCCCGGCAGTGTCCGCGTCTACCGATTTCAGGATCGTCTCCGCGACCGTCGAGAACCGGGTCGCGATGTCCCGCCCGATGTCGAGTGGGGGCGCCGCTGCTGAGTCCTCGGGTGTGGTCCGCGATTGCGCGAGGAATCGGAAGACGTTCGGGTGGCGTCCGACGACGTCGGCATACCCGGTGATGGCGTGGCGCAGCGCCGACACCGGTGCGTCGAGGAGGAAATTGAAGTCCGACACCGCGAGTGTGTACACCTCGTCGGCCATCCGCTGAGCGACCGCGCTGTAGAGATCGGCCTTGTCTGCGAACTGCCGGTACAGCCGGGGTTTGGTTGCTCCGGCCTCTCGTGCGATGTCGTTCATGCTCGGGTTCGGCCCGGCACTGTCGATCACTCGGTAAGCCGCGTCGACGAATTCGTCCCGGGCTCTGCTTCTGCGCGCTTCCGGGTCACGTGACGTCGGCATCCGCTCATCCTAGGCGTTGCCCCAGGTGGCGGTGCACGACTCTTGACAGCTTGGCGCAAGTTGGGGAGAGTTCACTCTAGCCGTACCGGCGGTAACGTTAATCGTACTAGCGGTACAACATGCAGGAGTGGCGATGACGACTTTCAGAGAGCGAGCCGAAGCTCGGACGGTGAAAGCCGATCGGGCTGAGCTGTCGGTGTACGAGCACGGAAACCCTGACGGGCCGGTGCTCGTGCTCGTACACGGCTGGCCGGACACGCATCGTCTATGGGACGGGGTGGTGCCGCACCTCGTTGAGAAGTTCCGTGTCGTCACCTACGACACCCGCGGTCACGGCGCCTCGACAGGCGACGGATCCGTAACCGAGATGAAGCTCGCGCAGCTTGCCGATGACTTCATAGCCGTCGTCGACGCCGTGGCCGGTTCGACGCCTGTCCACGTCCTGGCTCACGACTGGGGCTCGGTCCAGGTCTGGGAGGCGATCTGCGAACCGGGATCCGAATCCAGGATCGCGTCGTTCACCTCGATTTCCGGTCCGAGTCTCGACCACATGGGAACCTGGCTGCAGAATCCGAAACTCACACCGAAAGGGCTGTGGCAGCTACTGACTCAGCTTGTCTCCGGCGCGTACACATTGTTCTTCATGGCCGGCCCGCTGCCGCGAGTGTTCTTCAGGGTATTCGGGCGTAGGTGGATCTGGTCGACGTCGTTGCGCATCGTCGAACGTGTCGACAAACGGAATGTGCACCTCTCGCCCACGTTCCGTCGCGACATGGTCAATGGGCTGCGGATCTACCGCGCGAACGTTCTACAGAAGGTTCTGAGACCACAGGAGCGCTACACCCAGGTTCCGGTCCACCTGCTCGTCACCAGACGCGACCCGGCGATTCGGCCCGCCTCGTTCGAGGGTATCGAGCGCTGGGTGACTCGGGTGAGCCGAACCGATGTGCGCTCCGGGCATTGGCTTCCGTTGAAAAACCCTGCATTGGTCGCTCGCGAGACCTGTGCATTCGTGGAGAGGATCGAACATGAACGAGCATGACCCCGGTGAAGTGTCCCTGCAAGCCCGCAACGTCACTTTCGACTGGTCGCAGACACCGCTGCACTGGATGCCCACGGAGCCGATCGCCTCGCACACCGTCAGCGCGCTGAATCTGCTTCTGCCCGAGGGAGAGCGGTGGTTCTGTGCCACCTACACCGAGGCTCTGCCACTGATCGCCGACGCGAAACTCCGTGAGGACGTGATCGGATTCATCGGTCAGGAATCGATGCACGCCGAGACACACAACGTCGTTCTGTACGACTACCTCGACGTGCACGATGTCGACCCACGGCCGTTTGCAGCGCATGCGGAATATCTGATGCGGAAAGTGCTCGGTCCGCGACCGGCCTTGTCCGCCAGGGCCCAGAAGCAGCAGTTGGTCGAACGAATCGCGTTGATCGGGGCCATCGAACATATGACTGCCTTCCTCGGAGACTACGCGCTCAACTCCCGGTGGGACGAGTTCGGCGGCGACGCCACCATGATCGATCTCTTTCGCTGGCACGGGGCCGAAGAGGTCGAGCACCGAAACGTCGCGCACGACGTGGCGATGTACTTCGGCGTCGGCTACTTTCGTCGCAACATTTCGATGCTCTTCGCGTTCCTCGCCTTCATCGTGTTGATGCTTCGGGGTACTCGGTTCATCGTTCGGCAGGACCCAGCGTTGAAGGACCGCGGATACATCGCTCTGTGGTGGGCTTGGATGTCTGCGATGCGCCGCGGTTCGCTTCCTTCTCTGGCTCGGATGACGAAAGGCGTCGCACGGTACTTGAAACCGTCGTACTCCCCCGAGAACGAAGGCAGCACAGCTCAAGCCGTGGCCTACCTCGCTACGTCACCGGCAGCCAGGGCGGCTCTGAAGTGAACGTCGCGTTGCCGATTCCAGACGCGATGCCGCCGGACCTGTACGGCCGTCGCGAACGGGATCCGCTTCTGCGCGTGCTCGAGCGACTGATGAACGCGCACATGCATTCTCTCCGATTCCTACATCGCGGCGAGGTTGTCGGTGAACGACGCGATAGATGCCTGCCGGTGGTGGTGGTGCACCGAGCTGTCGAGGCACACGACGACAATGTTGTCAGCTTCACGCTCGCATCGCCCGACGGCGGTGAACTGCCTGCATGGCGGGCGGGCGCCCACATCGACGTGGAGATGCCGTCGGGCAGACTTCGTCAGTACTCGTTGTGCGGCGACCCGGCCGACGGCAAGCACTATCGAATTGCGGTGCGTCGCATACCGAGTGGCGATGGCGGCTCCATCGAGATGCACGACGACGTCGGTGTCGGGAGCAGCTTGATCATTCGCGGTCCACGCAACGCGTTCGCGTTCGCTGTTCCAGGTCACGGGTCTACCGCCGACCACCTGCATTTCGTCGCGGGAGGGATTGGAATCACGCCGATTCTTCCGATGATGCGACTTGCGTACCGCCTCGGGCTGGACTGGTCGATGGTGTACACCGGGCGGAGTCGGGCCTCGTTGCCGTTCCTAGGCGAGATCACTGACTACGGCGACAGGGTGACGATCCGGACGGACGATGTCGACGGAATGCCGTCGGCAGACATGCTTTTGACGGGATCACGCACCACATCCGCTGTTTACGCGTGCGGGCCGATGCCGATGATCGCTGTTCTGAACCGGGGTGTGCACCCGGGTTCGGAGTTCCATTTCGAACGGTTCTCGGCGCCGCCGATCGTGAATGGCGCGGAGTTCGAGGTGGAACTTGCGCGGACCGGGCAGCTAGAGCGTGTCTCTTAAATTGGGTCCGTTTTCGTTTTCATCGCCGGGCGGTGGTTGTGGTTGCGGGAGTGCAGAACTGCCGCGCACAGGACAACGCCCCCGAGGAATGTCATGGCGTACTTGTCATATCGAGTGGCCACACCACGCCACTGTTTGAGCCGCCCGAAGCCACGCTCGACGGTGTTGCGGTGCTTGTACATCGTCGGATCGAAACCCGGTGGACGACCACCGGCGGACCCCTTGTCGGCCCGTCGCTGCTTCTGGTCGCTGCGCTCGGGAATGGTGTGTTTGATCTTGCGGCGACGCAGTTCGGTGCGGGTACTGGGATGGGTGTACGCCTTGTCGGCGAGCAATCGGTAGTCCTGGTCCCCACCGGCAGCTCGGTGGGCATCGAGCAACGGCACCAACTGTGGATTGTCCCCGGCTTGCCCACCGGTCAGCAGCATCGTCACCGGCGAGCACGTCAGGTCGGTCAGTGCATGGATCTTCGTGGTGAATCCTCCGCGAGATCGACCCAACGCGTGGTCAGCGGGTTCGTCGACGGATTTCTTGTAATTCGACAAGGCCCCCTGTGAGAGTGTCGGCTCGCGCACCGGCCGCATGCTGATGCGCCCGGACGCTGGTCGAGTCGATCGAGAGCACCGCCCCGATATCGCCGTCGAGTTCTTCCGGGTCGAGACCGAACACCTCGGCCACCGCGGCAAGCATCTCGTCGTAGGTGCCATCGAAGGACCATCGGTGGTGGCGTTTCCACACCGTCTGCCACGGACCGAAGTCCTCCGGCAGATCTCGCCACGGACACCCGGTACGGAATCGGTATGCGATGCCCTCCAGAATTCGCCGGTGCTCGGCGAACCGCCGCCCACGTTTTCCCACGTCGGTGGGTATCACTGGCTCGACGATCTCCCAGAACTCGTCACTGATCACTCCCACGCGCGTCATCGAAATATCATCGCTGACAGCACCTCTCAAATTTGGGAGACACGCTCTAGTCACGGTCCCCGCGGACAAGTCTGTGCTGGACGCAGTCAAACCCTTCCGCCCGGATATTGCGTACTCCTGCAGGCAGGGATTCTGTGGGACGTGTCGTGTCCCGGCCGTCGGACGCCCCGCGGGCATGCTCATCTGCACCGAACGCACGGCTGGTGAGCGGGTCGTTCTAGACCTGTGAGGCGCTCCGCACCAGTGGCGCGGTTAAGTGCATTCCCGTGCACTCAACCGCGCCACTGATATGGGAACAACTTTGTCAAGAGGGCAGGGTGAGACGCCGCCGGGGAGCGACCCCGACGGCGTCTCTGCGCTTCGTCGGTGAGTCTGTGGTGGTGAGCGTGTCGTATCTCGACGCGCGGTCAGACTGATATACGCGGGTTGGGTACCGCAGGACGGGTGTTCGGCAGGATCGTATCCGCGTATCTGGCATCGAGCGTCGACCGTGCAGGTCTGCTCACAGGGGCGTCGCGGGTCGATCCACGCGCTGTCACCACCGGTGTCTCTGGCCGGCGAAGCGGGTTCAGGAGGGTCTCAGCAGTCCATCACTGCCAGTGACCAGCACCAGCCGGCCATCTCTCGTGCGATGGCGACGTTGGCTACTACGGGCCGTTTGCGGCGTTCGGTGAATCGGACCCACCGATTGTGCAGGCGATGGTTGCCGGCATTGCCGCGAGCTCGTGCTGCGGCCGGGGCCAGGTCCCACCGTTTGGTCATGGTGGCGCCGAGCGTGTAGTGCGGGCGGTGTTGCCAGGCGGACTCGATGAGCAACCTGCGTATGTGTGTGTTGCCGGTCTTGGTGATCGACCCCTGCGCCCGCGATCCGCCAGAGGAGTGTTCACTCGGTACCAGTCCGACGAACGATCCAATTGTGTTGCCAGTGAAGCGGTTCCAGTCTCCGATTTCCACTGCCAAGGAGAATCCGGTCAGCGTCGCCACCCCGCGTAAGCATCCGAGTCGATGCACGATGGGTGTGAATTCGCTGTCGGCGGCCATCGCCTCGATTGCTGCATCCAACCTGTCACGGCGCGCGGTCATGGTCAGTACGTGGTCGTAGTCGGCGTCGAATGCCAATCGCGTCGCGGGCATAGTCAATGCTCGGCGCGCGTCCCCCCGCAGCCATCGGTCGTGGCCCTGGGTCCAGGCGTTGCCAGCGCAGTAGACGATGCCATGACGCAGAAGTAGTTTGGACAACCGGTGCCGCGAGCGCATCAGGTCACCTCGGCAGTCCTCGCGGGCACGCACGAGATCACGCGCCGCTTCCTGTTCGACGGTCGGGATCGAGATCGAGGTGATCTCGTCCAGACGCAGAAGTTTCGCCAGGTGCAGTGCGTCGCGGGCGTCGGTTTTGATGCGGTCACCTGCAGGTCGCTGCAATTTCGACGGCGCTGCGACTTCGCAGCGGATGCCCGCTTCCGTCAGCGCCCTGTAGAGCCCGAACCCGGTCGGGCCTGCTTCGTACGCGACCGCAGTCGGGCCGGGTAACGAGGCTATCCAGGATCGGATGTGTTCGTAATCCGGGGTCAACGTGGATCTGAAAATTTCGCCGCTCACGCCGTCGATCGCTGCTGCCGCGACCGAACGTGCGTGCACATCGAGACCAACACTCGTACGCTCAGTAATCACCGGGGCCTCCCACCACTGTTGGATAGACCGAGCAGGGCCAATTCCTACTCGGTAACCCACGAACATGGGTGAGAGGGGCCCCGGCCCGCATCCCCCGAAGCTGATGAAATCTCCGGGGCACCCTCATACCGTCTGGCGGCGGAGCCGCCTGAAACCTCAGGACTACGCGTCGATGATGAACGCCTCGAGCTGCGTGCGCGCGACGTCGTCGGCGAGCTGCTTCGGCGGGCTCTTCATCAGGTATGCGGAAGCCGGGATGACCGGTCCGCCGATGCCGCGGTCGAGAGCGATCTTGGCCGCACGCACTGCGTCGATGATGACGCCTGCGGAGTTGGGCGAGTCCCAGACCTCGAGCTTGTACTCGAGGCTCAGTGGCACGTCACCGAAGGCACGGCCTTCGAGGCGCACGTAGGCCCACTTGCGGTCGTCGAGCCAGCCGACGTGGTCGGACGGTCCGATGTGAACGTCCTTGGCGTTGAACTCCTTCTGGAGGTTCGACGTCACGGCCTGGGTCTTGGAGATCTTCTTCGACTCGAGGCGCGTGCGCTCGAGCATGTTGAGGAAGTCCATGTTGCCACCGACGTTGAGCTGCATGGTGCGGTCGAGCTGAACACCGCGATCCTCGAACAGCTTCGCCATGACGCGGTGCGTGATGGTGGCACCGACCTGGCTCTTGATGTCGTCGCCGACGATGGGAACGCCTGCGTCGGTGAACTTCTTGGCCCAGACAGGGTCGCTGGCGATGAAGACGGGAAGGGCGTTGACGAAGGCGACGCCTGCGTCGATCGATGCCTGCGCGTAGAACTTGTCGGCCTCTTCGGATCCGACGGGCAGGTACGACACGAGCACGTCGACCTTGGCGTCACGCAGTGCCTGAGCGACATCGACCGCTTCGCCGTCGGCCTCGGTGATGGTCTCGCGGTAGTACTTTCCCAGTCCGTCGAGGGTCGGTCCACGCAGAACCTGGACGTCTTTCGGAGCGACGTCGGCGATCTTGATGGTGTTGTTCTCGCTCGAGAAGATCGCGTCGGACAGGTCGAATCCGACCTTCTTGGCGTCGACGTCGAATGCGGCGACGAACTCGACGTCGCGGACGTGGTACTTGCCGAACTTGACGTGCATGAGGCCGGGGACGGTGGTGTTCTCGTCCGCGTCCTTGTAGTACTCCACGCCCTGTACCAGGGACGAGGCGCAGTTGCCTACACCCACAATGGCCACGCGGATGGCGTTGCTGTTCTCACCCATGGTCGGGTTCTCCTTCTGGTTTCGTTCTATGTGTCGACTTGGGGGTGGCGGTCGGGCCCGCCTGCTCGGCTGCGATGACTTCGTTGAGCCAGCGCACCTCTCTGTCACTCGACTCGAGTCCGAGCTCGTGAAGCTGACGGGTGTAGCGGTCGAGCGTCCCGCTTGCTCGATCCACGGCTTCGCGGAGCCCTTCGCGGCGCTCCTCGACCTGACGTCGCCGGCCTTCGAGAATGCGCATCCTGGCTTCTGCCGGGGTGCGACTGAAGAAGGCGAGGTGGACGCCGAATCCGTCGTCTGTGTAGTTCTGCGGTCCGGTGTCGGCTACGAGTTCGGCAAATCGCTTCTTGCCTTCCGGAGTGAGCTCGTAGACGCGCCGTGCTCGACGCTTCACGAGTGTGTCCGGACCGGCGTCCTCGGCAATCAGCCCATCCGCCTGTAGGCGACGTAGAGCTGGATACAGCGAGCCGTAGGAAAACGCTCTGAATGCTCCGAGCAGGCCGGTCAGGCGCTTCCGAAGCTCGTAACCGTGCATCGGAGCTTCGAGTAGCAGGCCGAGAATTGCTAGTTCGAGCACGACTACCCCCTTCTCCGATCACTGGACCGCGTTCTGCGATGCGCTCTGCGAGCATATACGCAAATTATATCGACTCGATATATGTACATACATAGCGGCACGTGAGGTTGTAAGGACAAAGTCGCCGCCCGACGCATTGTGCCGCGACGGCGCGACGTCGACGATCGATCTCTCAGGCCCGACTGAAGCGGGTACTGTTCGTTGGACGACGCCAGGTGTATTCGTCGACCCCGCCAACGCGGACGTGGTTGCCCGGATCACCGTGGACGTCTCGCGCTTTCGTCGGGAAGCAGAGTGAGTGTTCACCGATTCGACCAGGCGTCCTGCGGATCAAGGTGATTCAGGATGGACCATACGGACGGACGGTTGATCGAGGTCGTCGTTGTCGAACACCAGGCTCGCCCGCTCGGCCGGGCTTGCTTCGTCGAGATACAGCTGCGACGCCGCGTGGTAGCGAACCTTGAATGCGTGGTCGGCCTGCGTGATTCCGCCGAGCGCCGCCGCATCGCGAGCTACCCCGCGTCGTCTGGCGACGTCGAACGACGTGTGAACAAAAATGGTTGTGTCCCAAAGGTCGACGATCTCGGACTTCTGAAGGAACGTGCCGTCGACGACGAGAACTGCGGATTGCTGCAGTTGGAGGGCAGGCTCGTCGACGGGAGTGTCGGTGGCCAAGTCGATTATGGCTCTCCTGTAGTGGAAGTCGCCACCGGGTCCGAGTGGGATCAAGACGTGTTGTGCGAGCGAAGAGAAATCGTAGGCATCTTCGTAGTAACCCAGCGCTGAGTGCCGGCCTTGCTTGTACCGCCGCGCCCTAGGGTGGTGGAAACCGTCCATGCTGAGCCGGTGGACAGACCGACCGAGCTTCGTCAGCTCGTTGCTCAGCTCGTCGGCCAAAGTTGTTTTACCGGAGGCTGTTACACCGTCGACGGCAACCCGAACCGGGTGGTCGAGTCGGCGAGCATGCACGTACTGCGCAACGAGCATGAGTGCCTGTGCGCGGCCTTCGTTCGTCACCACGCTCAGCGTTGGGCAGGCGACACACGCGTCGGATTGCCTGCGAAATCGGTTTCGACCCGCCCGCCGGAGAGGTCGGGGACGCTCACCGATACCGAGATACGTTGTTCGCCTTCGTCGTTGTCGATGTTGACCCAGTCAGCTACGCCCTGTGGTGCCCCGACGGTCTCGGGCGCGCCGGCAATGACGGCTGCCACGACGGCCGAATCAAGGAGATTCCAGTCGAAGCCGAGCTGGCCTTCCTCGGGTAGGGATGTGTCCTTTTGCGGTTCGAACCCACCGCTGACCATGATCCGCTCGACCCGGCCGTCGTCGTTGAGGCGGTACACGTCGGCGCGCGAGTCCTCGTCGACCTGCAGGCTCAGCGATAGCACTTCGGAGCTTCCGAACCTCTCGATGAAACGGGCACGGAAGTCGTCGAGACCGGCTGCGGTGTCGAACACGAAGGGTCTTGCGACGATCGGCGTGACGTTGTCCGGCAATGGCATCGACACCGACTCCACCGGAGACGGCACGGGGGCTGCCACCGCTGCCACCTCGACCCCGTCGTCCCTCGTCGCGAAGAACAGTGCCAACCCGGCGGCCACGATCACCACCGAACCCAGCGCGAGCAGTACCCGCGGTGTCGGAGCCGACCGGCCTGTCACCGGCTCGGGAAGGTCGACATCGAGTTGGAGGTCGGTCACGAGCCGTCGGAGCTCGTCGAGAGTCACTGCCGTCCGTGCTCGCTCGGTTCTGAGTCGATGCTCACCGAAAGTGAGCTGCCCGTCGGCGTATGCAGTGTCGAGCGCAGTGGCCGTGAGTGCGCGATCGATGTCGCGGGCACGCAGGGCAGTGGAGCGGTACTTCGATGTCGATGCCATGGTGTCCTACTCGCCGAACCGGAACGGGGTGACGTACAAGAAATTGCCCGACGGATCGACAGACATGGAGCCTCGTTCCTGATCGGTGTTGTCGGCGCTGATCGACACTTCCGGCCCGTCGGTCTCGCCTCGAATCTGAATGTTGATGGAGTCCACACGCGAGAGATTCAAGCTCTCGGCAGCGCCTGCGATGATGCCCGCGATCTTCTGCAGATCGATCGAGGTCAGATCGACCTGCGCCTGATCCGCAGTGCGGGGACTCGACCAATCGTCGTCGAAGTCCTCGAGCACCCCGTCGCGGAAGTCGTAGGTGACCTGCTTCTGTGGAGTGCCTGGACCTGGCATTCGGACGATCGCGTACTCGGGATACAAACCAAGACTGTCGACGACGGTGGTTCCGGTCTTGGCCTGCAATGCCGCTGCGACTTCGGCCACGATAGCTGGGTTTTGGTAACCCATGTCACCGTAAGGCTGGACGGTATCGGGTGACGTCGCGCAAGCACGGACGCCGAAGGTGAGTGCGACGAGACCTACGACGACGGGCACCGCGACGGAGAAGAAGCCGATCCGCGA is part of the Rhodococcus sovatensis genome and encodes:
- a CDS encoding TetR/AcrR family transcriptional regulator produces the protein MPTSRDPEARRSRARDEFVDAAYRVIDSAGPNPSMNDIAREAGATKPRLYRQFADKADLYSAVAQRMADEVYTLAVSDFNFLLDAPVSALRHAITGYADVVGRHPNVFRFLAQSRTTPEDSAAAPPLDIGRDIATRFSTVAETILKSVDADTAGIDYACRAAVGAVLAATDLWLDDQQLEAAEFVDQLSALVWGLLDAFLRRKEIDLDGDEPIFMTLARLKG
- a CDS encoding alpha/beta fold hydrolase; the protein is MTTFRERAEARTVKADRAELSVYEHGNPDGPVLVLVHGWPDTHRLWDGVVPHLVEKFRVVTYDTRGHGASTGDGSVTEMKLAQLADDFIAVVDAVAGSTPVHVLAHDWGSVQVWEAICEPGSESRIASFTSISGPSLDHMGTWLQNPKLTPKGLWQLLTQLVSGAYTLFFMAGPLPRVFFRVFGRRWIWSTSLRIVERVDKRNVHLSPTFRRDMVNGLRIYRANVLQKVLRPQERYTQVPVHLLVTRRDPAIRPASFEGIERWVTRVSRTDVRSGHWLPLKNPALVARETCAFVERIEHERA
- a CDS encoding metal-dependent hydrolase, coding for MNEHDPGEVSLQARNVTFDWSQTPLHWMPTEPIASHTVSALNLLLPEGERWFCATYTEALPLIADAKLREDVIGFIGQESMHAETHNVVLYDYLDVHDVDPRPFAAHAEYLMRKVLGPRPALSARAQKQQLVERIALIGAIEHMTAFLGDYALNSRWDEFGGDATMIDLFRWHGAEEVEHRNVAHDVAMYFGVGYFRRNISMLFAFLAFIVLMLRGTRFIVRQDPALKDRGYIALWWAWMSAMRRGSLPSLARMTKGVARYLKPSYSPENEGSTAQAVAYLATSPAARAALK
- a CDS encoding ferredoxin reductase; translated protein: MNVALPIPDAMPPDLYGRRERDPLLRVLERLMNAHMHSLRFLHRGEVVGERRDRCLPVVVVHRAVEAHDDNVVSFTLASPDGGELPAWRAGAHIDVEMPSGRLRQYSLCGDPADGKHYRIAVRRIPSGDGGSIEMHDDVGVGSSLIIRGPRNAFAFAVPGHGSTADHLHFVAGGIGITPILPMMRLAYRLGLDWSMVYTGRSRASLPFLGEITDYGDRVTIRTDDVDGMPSADMLLTGSRTTSAVYACGPMPMIAVLNRGVHPGSEFHFERFSAPPIVNGAEFEVELARTGQLERVS
- a CDS encoding 2Fe-2S iron-sulfur cluster-binding protein, which encodes MPSRIRRCSANRRPRFPTSVGITGSTISQNSSLITPTRVIEISSLTAPLKFGRHALVTVPADKSVLDAVKPFRPDIAYSCRQGFCGTCRVPAVGRPAGMLICTERTAGERVVLDL
- a CDS encoding IS110 family transposase, giving the protein MITERTSVGLDVHARSVAAAAIDGVSGEIFRSTLTPDYEHIRSWIASLPGPTAVAYEAGPTGFGLYRALTEAGIRCEVAAPSKLQRPAGDRIKTDARDALHLAKLLRLDEITSISIPTVEQEAARDLVRAREDCRGDLMRSRHRLSKLLLRHGIVYCAGNAWTQGHDRWLRGDARRALTMPATRLAFDADYDHVLTMTARRDRLDAAIEAMAADSEFTPIVHRLGCLRGVATLTGFSLAVEIGDWNRFTGNTIGSFVGLVPSEHSSGGSRAQGSITKTGNTHIRRLLIESAWQHRPHYTLGATMTKRWDLAPAAARARGNAGNHRLHNRWVRFTERRKRPVVANVAIAREMAGWCWSLAVMDC
- a CDS encoding inositol-3-phosphate synthase; translation: MGENSNAIRVAIVGVGNCASSLVQGVEYYKDADENTTVPGLMHVKFGKYHVRDVEFVAAFDVDAKKVGFDLSDAIFSSENNTIKIADVAPKDVQVLRGPTLDGLGKYYRETITEADGEAVDVAQALRDAKVDVLVSYLPVGSEEADKFYAQASIDAGVAFVNALPVFIASDPVWAKKFTDAGVPIVGDDIKSQVGATITHRVMAKLFEDRGVQLDRTMQLNVGGNMDFLNMLERTRLESKKISKTQAVTSNLQKEFNAKDVHIGPSDHVGWLDDRKWAYVRLEGRAFGDVPLSLEYKLEVWDSPNSAGVIIDAVRAAKIALDRGIGGPVIPASAYLMKSPPKQLADDVARTQLEAFIIDA
- a CDS encoding PadR family transcriptional regulator, producing MLELAILGLLLEAPMHGYELRKRLTGLLGAFRAFSYGSLYPALRRLQADGLIAEDAGPDTLVKRRARRVYELTPEGKKRFAELVADTGPQNYTDDGFGVHLAFFSRTPAEARMRILEGRRRQVEERREGLREAVDRASGTLDRYTRQLHELGLESSDREVRWLNEVIAAEQAGPTATPKSTHRTKPEGEPDHG
- a CDS encoding DUF1707 domain-containing protein, whose translation is MASTSKYRSTALRARDIDRALTATALDTAYADGQLTFGEHRLRTERARTAVTLDELRRLVTDLQLDVDLPEPVTGRSAPTPRVLLALGSVVIVAAGLALFFATRDDGVEVAAVAAPVPSPVESVSMPLPDNVTPIVARPFVFDTAAGLDDFRARFIERFGSSEVLSLSLQVDEDSRADVYRLNDDGRVERIMVSGGFEPQKDTSLPEEGQLGFDWNLLDSAVVAAVIAGAPETVGAPQGVADWVNIDNDEGEQRISVSVSVPDLSGGRVETDFAGNPTRVSPAQR
- a CDS encoding DUF1707 domain-containing protein, which gives rise to MPTRLPPATRARDTDRTAACATLDEAHADGQLSKEEHAARLDLAMEAETLGDLHSLIEDLQNESELTPMADPIQLAHPVRTARSSRIGFFSVAVPVVVGLVALTFGVRACATSPDTVQPYGDMGYQNPAIVAEVAAALQAKTGTTVVDSLGLYPEYAIVRMPGPGTPQKQVTYDFRDGVLEDFDDDWSSPRTADQAQVDLTSIDLQKIAGIIAGAAESLNLSRVDSINIQIRGETDGPEVSISADNTDQERGSMSVDPSGNFLYVTPFRFGE